From Leptospira venezuelensis, a single genomic window includes:
- a CDS encoding PilZ domain-containing protein, producing the protein MKYNRIPSTLNVGFQVLESSKLRIAENVLVGIVHRTDIPWEPGTNLALQVGTISVSGSIDIPMKVIKCDRVSDVEYDIFLNYTEKDFDKIKEIEELIQTLA; encoded by the coding sequence ATGAAATACAATAGAATCCCCTCCACTCTTAATGTAGGCTTTCAGGTCTTAGAAAGTTCTAAACTGAGGATTGCCGAAAATGTTCTCGTAGGAATTGTCCATAGAACGGATATTCCTTGGGAACCAGGAACGAATCTTGCTCTGCAAGTAGGAACAATCAGTGTCTCTGGTTCCATCGATATTCCGATGAAAGTGATCAAGTGTGATCGTGTTTCTGATGTAGAATACGATATATTCTTGAATTATACTGAAAAGGATTTTGATAAGATCAAAGAGATTGAAGAATTAATCCAGACCTTAGCGTAA
- a CDS encoding alpha/beta fold hydrolase has protein sequence MEVSDSQNKNQESGFFESGGYKLHYTKRDNGKGRALLLLHGFMDSSQTFLFQEEYLSKYFDLYRFDYRGHGDSDWLREGFYHFMLPLVDTTTFIQKFLPEKFHILGHSMGGGLGSRIAGLYPERVQSLVSLEGFSSLQDPEKERRRFLGWLENWEQSLAGKDRKRQKNFKSVEDAAARLAPIYPRLPKERLLKITETLTRPAEEGGYMWKSDPSYKNGPPVFLSPQFTRHLWETISCNVLVVYGQKTHLALDDSKEVFSHIRNLKYTEIEDAGHNMHHDRPEILESILEEFYVTNLK, from the coding sequence ATGGAAGTTTCGGATTCTCAAAATAAAAACCAAGAAAGCGGATTTTTTGAATCAGGTGGATATAAACTCCATTATACAAAAAGAGATAATGGAAAGGGTAGAGCATTACTTCTTCTTCATGGATTTATGGATTCTTCTCAAACTTTTTTGTTCCAAGAAGAATATTTATCCAAATATTTCGATCTTTATCGTTTTGATTATAGGGGACATGGGGATTCGGATTGGCTGAGGGAAGGTTTCTACCATTTCATGCTTCCTTTAGTGGATACCACTACATTCATCCAAAAATTTCTTCCTGAAAAATTCCATATACTCGGACATTCTATGGGAGGGGGGCTTGGTTCTCGAATTGCAGGTCTCTACCCAGAAAGAGTTCAAAGTCTTGTATCTTTGGAAGGTTTTAGTTCTCTCCAAGATCCTGAAAAGGAAAGAAGAAGGTTCCTTGGTTGGTTGGAAAATTGGGAACAAAGTCTCGCGGGAAAGGATAGAAAGCGCCAAAAAAATTTTAAATCTGTAGAAGATGCAGCAGCAAGACTTGCACCTATCTATCCAAGACTTCCAAAAGAAAGACTTCTCAAAATCACCGAAACATTAACAAGACCGGCAGAAGAGGGGGGGTATATGTGGAAGAGTGACCCTTCTTATAAAAATGGTCCTCCTGTATTTTTAAGTCCTCAATTCACTCGACATCTTTGGGAAACTATTTCCTGTAATGTTCTCGTTGTATATGGACAAAAGACTCATCTTGCTCTGGATGATAGCAAGGAAGTATTCTCACATATTAGGAATTTAAAATATACTGAAATAGAAGATGCAGGTCATAATATGCATCATGATCGGCCGGAAATTCTCGAAAGTATACTTGAGGAATTCTACGTAACAAATTTAAAGTAA